From Buchnera aphidicola (Periphyllus lyropictus), a single genomic window includes:
- the thrA gene encoding bifunctional aspartate kinase/homoserine dehydrogenase I — translation MINVLKFGGTSLKNSKTIFSVSKIIQEKCKKNKIAVVLSAPAKITNYLEKLIKIAINKKRYEKKILYIKKKFYKIIKKIYKKNKKFNFFKTKKKIDKEINFIQKNLKSIYILNQCPDNTFAKIISRGEILSTYIMKNILISKKYNVDIINPVKNIITFGKILDSYVNIPLSNKNLKKIKIKKNSIILMPGFIAGDKKKKTVLLGRNGSDYSAAILSACFKAKVCEIWTDVDGILTCDPKIVSNPKIIKKISYQNITELSNLGAKVLHHKTIKPLQKFNIPCHIKNTFNKNKKGTEILDLNKKSKKKYHASVTYIKNICMFLIKIKKKENIKKIQKILIKSIKFQNIFIFSLIHFINQNSIKFYCKKKYKKIIKKIIQKKIFKSKNEFKKYIIIKKKLSIISVIKYKITKQKKLINKIKKSLYNSNIKTFLFNNNISKNSISIILKSKHIKIGIKLIHKIIINKKKIIEIFLLGIGGIGKTLLNQISLEKSNLKKLNITINICLISNSNKILFNENKISIKNWKKDFQKIKKKYEEKDLIKTINKITEKNYYINPVIIDCTSSKKISHQYYNYIKNGFHIVTPNKKFNTRNTNHYKKIRKIAKNKEKNFFYETNVGGGLPIIQTIKNLKNTGDKLISFKGILSGSLSYIFGKLEQGISFSEAIKKAKNKGLTEPDPRDDLSGLDVARKLLIIAREFGYQLELKNIIIKNILPEPINKKISIKKFLKKIEDYNKYFYKKVSSAKINNKKIKFIGKINKNGICSIKISKIHKNDPLYGIKNGENALSFYSKYYHPMPLVIRGYGAGKEVTASGVFSDLLKIVL, via the coding sequence ATGATAAACGTTTTAAAATTTGGCGGAACTTCATTAAAAAATTCAAAAACAATTTTTTCTGTTTCTAAAATAATTCAAGAAAAATGTAAAAAAAATAAAATTGCAGTAGTTTTATCTGCGCCAGCTAAAATTACAAATTATTTAGAAAAATTAATAAAAATAGCGATAAATAAAAAAAGATATGAAAAAAAAATTTTATACATAAAAAAAAAATTTTATAAAATAATTAAAAAAATATATAAAAAAAATAAAAAATTTAATTTTTTTAAAACAAAAAAAAAAATTGATAAAGAAATAAATTTTATTCAAAAAAATTTAAAAAGTATATATATTTTAAATCAATGTCCTGATAATACATTTGCAAAAATTATTTCTCGAGGAGAAATATTATCTACTTATATTATGAAAAATATTTTAATCTCAAAAAAATATAATGTAGACATAATTAATCCAGTTAAAAATATTATTACTTTTGGAAAAATTCTTGATTCATATGTAAATATTCCACTTTCAAATAAAAATTTAAAAAAAATAAAAATAAAAAAAAATTCTATTATTTTAATGCCAGGTTTTATTGCAGGAGATAAAAAAAAAAAAACAGTATTATTAGGAAGAAACGGATCAGATTATTCAGCAGCAATATTATCTGCTTGTTTTAAAGCTAAAGTTTGTGAAATATGGACAGATGTAGATGGAATTCTTACTTGTGACCCAAAAATTGTTTCTAATCCAAAAATAATAAAAAAAATTTCATATCAAAATATAACTGAATTATCTAATTTAGGAGCTAAAGTATTACATCATAAAACAATTAAACCACTACAAAAATTTAATATCCCATGTCATATTAAAAATACATTTAATAAAAATAAAAAAGGAACAGAAATATTAGATCTAAATAAAAAATCAAAAAAAAAATATCATGCTAGTGTAACTTATATAAAAAACATATGTATGTTTTTAATAAAAATTAAAAAAAAAGAAAATATCAAAAAAATTCAAAAAATATTAATTAAATCAATAAAATTTCAAAATATTTTTATTTTTTCATTAATTCATTTTATAAATCAAAATTCCATAAAATTTTATTGTAAAAAAAAATATAAAAAAATAATAAAAAAAATAATACAAAAAAAAATTTTCAAATCAAAAAATGAATTTAAAAAATATATTATAATAAAAAAAAAATTATCTATAATATCTGTTATTAAATATAAAATCACAAAACAAAAAAAATTAATAAATAAAATAAAAAAATCATTATATAACTCTAATATTAAAACATTTTTATTTAATAATAATATATCAAAAAATTCTATTTCAATAATTTTAAAATCTAAACATATAAAAATTGGAATCAAATTAATACATAAAATTATTATAAATAAAAAAAAAATAATTGAAATTTTTTTATTAGGAATTGGTGGAATAGGAAAAACTTTATTAAATCAAATATCATTAGAAAAATCCAATTTAAAAAAATTAAATATAACAATAAATATTTGTTTAATATCAAATTCTAATAAAATACTTTTTAATGAAAATAAAATTTCAATAAAAAATTGGAAAAAAGATTTCCAAAAAATTAAAAAAAAATATGAAGAAAAAGATTTAATAAAAACCATAAACAAAATAACAGAAAAAAACTATTATATAAATCCAGTAATTATTGATTGTACATCTAGTAAAAAAATTTCTCATCAATATTATAACTATATAAAAAATGGATTTCATATAGTAACTCCTAATAAAAAATTTAATACAAGAAACACTAATCATTATAAAAAAATTAGAAAAATAGCTAAAAATAAAGAAAAGAATTTTTTTTATGAAACAAACGTTGGAGGAGGTCTTCCAATAATACAAACTATAAAAAACTTAAAAAATACAGGAGATAAATTAATTTCTTTTAAAGGAATACTTTCAGGATCATTATCATATATTTTTGGAAAATTAGAACAAGGAATTTCTTTTTCAGAAGCTATAAAAAAAGCTAAAAATAAAGGATTAACAGAACCTGATCCAAGAGATGATTTATCTGGATTAGATGTAGCAAGAAAATTATTAATAATTGCTCGTGAATTTGGATACCAATTAGAATTAAAAAATATCATTATAAAAAATATTCTTCCTGAACCAATTAATAAAAAAATAAGCATAAAAAAATTTCTAAAAAAAATAGAAGATTATAATAAATATTTTTATAAAAAAGTATCATCAGCTAAAATTAATAATAAAAAAATTAAATTTATAGGAAAAATTAATAAAAATGGAATTTGTTCAATAAAAATTTCTAAAATCCATAAAAATGATCCATTATATGGAATAAAAAATGGAGAAAACGCGCTATCTTTTTATAGTAAATATTATCACCCAATGCCTCTAGTAATAAGAGGATACGGAGCAGGAAAAGAAGTTACTGCATCAGGAGTATTTTCTGACCTATTAAAAATAGTATTATAA
- the thrB gene encoding homoserine kinase yields MIKVYAPASIGNLGVGFDILGAAIHPIKKNFLGDLVKIKKSNEFKLINKGKFSKELPKYYKKNIVWKAWSLFCKKIKIKKNIHLTLEKNLPIGSGLGSSACSIVATLVALNIFFNNPLNKEELLKLMGILEKKISGEIHYDNVAPSYLGGIQLILDKKRNISQKIPFFKDWFWVIAWPGTKLSTALSRSVLPKKYSRKICIKHSKNLSRFIHASYTNQSDLAANSIKDVIAEPYRKKFLKNFSKHKKRIKKIGSIAYGISGSGPTIFSICKNKKNAKKIKDYFLKNYIQTKKGFSHICKIDFIGARQIRTKNNETI; encoded by the coding sequence ATGATTAAAGTGTATGCGCCTGCTTCTATCGGAAATTTAGGAGTAGGATTTGATATTTTAGGAGCAGCAATTCATCCAATCAAAAAAAATTTTTTAGGTGATTTAGTAAAAATTAAAAAATCAAATGAATTTAAATTAATAAATAAAGGAAAATTTTCTAAAGAACTTCCGAAATATTATAAAAAAAATATAGTTTGGAAAGCTTGGTCATTATTTTGTAAAAAAATAAAAATAAAAAAAAATATTCATTTAACTCTTGAAAAAAATCTTCCTATTGGTTCTGGATTAGGTTCAAGCGCATGTTCTATTGTAGCAACATTAGTTGCATTGAATATATTTTTTAATAATCCATTGAATAAAGAAGAACTTTTAAAATTAATGGGAATATTAGAAAAAAAAATATCTGGAGAAATACATTATGATAATGTAGCACCATCATATTTAGGAGGAATTCAATTAATATTAGATAAAAAAAGAAATATTTCTCAAAAAATACCTTTTTTTAAAGATTGGTTTTGGGTTATAGCTTGGCCTGGAACTAAATTATCTACTGCTCTATCAAGATCAGTTTTACCAAAAAAATATAGTAGAAAAATATGTATTAAACATAGTAAAAATTTATCACGTTTTATACATGCTTCATATACTAACCAATCTGATTTAGCAGCAAATTCCATTAAAGATGTAATTGCAGAACCTTATAGGAAAAAATTTTTAAAAAATTTCTCTAAACATAAAAAAAGAATAAAAAAAATAGGATCTATTGCTTATGGAATATCCGGATCTGGACCTACTATATTTTCTATTTGTAAAAATAAAAAAAACGCAAAAAAAATAAAAGATTATTTTTTAAAAAATTATATTCAAACAAAAAAAGGGTTTTCTCATATTTGTAAAATAGATTTTATTGGAGCAAGACAAATTAGGACAAAAAATAATGAAACTATATAA
- the thrC gene encoding threonine synthase yields MKLYNLKNKNEKVSFSKAVKLGLGKKQGLFFPSKLPIIPKKKIKSLLKKNFINRSQKILSLFIGSEIKKKKIDSSVKSAFSFIKPKLINLKNNISCCELFHGPTLAFKDYGARFMAQILSHLNKKNKSITILTATSGDTGAAVAHAFYKMKNIRVIILYPKGKISKIQKKLFCTLGKNIITIAIDGSFDECQKLVKKSFNDKEIKKKTQLNSANSINISRLFAQICYFFEIFSLTSKINKKKIVISIPCGNFGNLTAGLLAKSMGLPIHKFILATNSNDTVPRFMKTGIWNPYKTISTISNAMDISRPNNWPRVIEIFNRKKWNIKKLGYGSVSENKTKKNIKNLYEKFNYISEPHASVAYTLLKKQIKKEEYGIFLGTAHPVKFKETVEKTLKIKLEIPKSISNFFNLKELSYSIKPNFHKLKKIILNQ; encoded by the coding sequence ATGAAACTATATAACTTAAAAAATAAAAACGAAAAAGTAAGTTTTTCTAAAGCTGTAAAATTAGGATTAGGAAAAAAACAAGGGTTATTTTTTCCTTCAAAATTACCAATTATTCCTAAAAAAAAAATAAAATCATTATTAAAAAAAAATTTTATTAATAGAAGTCAAAAAATACTATCTTTATTTATAGGATCAGAAATAAAAAAAAAAAAAATTGATTCAAGCGTAAAATCAGCATTTTCATTTATTAAACCTAAATTAATTAATTTAAAAAATAATATTTCCTGTTGTGAATTATTTCATGGTCCAACATTAGCATTTAAAGATTATGGAGCTAGATTTATGGCTCAAATCTTGTCACATTTAAATAAAAAAAATAAATCGATAACTATATTAACTGCTACTTCTGGAGATACAGGAGCTGCAGTAGCTCATGCTTTTTATAAAATGAAAAATATAAGAGTGATAATATTATATCCAAAAGGAAAAATTAGCAAAATACAAAAAAAACTATTTTGTACTTTAGGAAAAAATATTATAACAATAGCTATTGATGGAAGTTTTGATGAATGTCAAAAACTAGTAAAAAAATCTTTTAATGACAAAGAAATAAAAAAAAAAACACAATTAAACTCAGCTAATTCAATAAATATAAGTCGTTTATTTGCTCAAATATGCTATTTTTTTGAAATATTTTCTTTAACTTCAAAAATAAATAAAAAAAAAATAGTTATATCTATACCATGTGGTAATTTTGGAAATTTAACAGCTGGTTTATTAGCAAAATCTATGGGATTACCTATACATAAATTTATATTAGCAACAAATTCTAACGATACTGTTCCTAGATTTATGAAAACTGGAATATGGAATCCTTATAAAACTATTTCAACTATTTCTAATGCAATGGATATTAGCAGACCAAATAATTGGCCTAGAGTAATAGAAATTTTCAATAGAAAAAAATGGAATATTAAAAAATTAGGATATGGAAGTGTATCTGAAAATAAAACCAAAAAAAATATAAAAAATCTATATGAAAAATTCAATTATATATCTGAACCTCATGCTTCAGTAGCATATACATTATTAAAAAAACAAATAAAAAAAGAAGAATATGGAATTTTTTTAGGAACCGCTCATCCAGTAAAATTTAAAGAAACAGTAGAAAAAACTCTAAAAATAAAACTAGAAATTCCAAAATCTATATCTAATTTTTTTAATTTAAAAGAATTATCTTATAGTATTAAACCTAATTTTCATAAACTAAAAAAAATTATATTAAATCAATAA
- the ychF gene encoding redox-regulated ATPase YchF, translating into MSVKCGIIGLPNVGKSTIFNIFTKLKVPSLNFPFCTIKPNVGFASVYDDRLFKLKEIVCPDKLISATVKIVDIAGLVKGASKGEGLGNNFLSQIREVDALIHVVRCFYDEKILHVNNKIDPIDDIEIINTELIFSDIEFCEKQLILIKNSKNINKENFLEKKNLLEKCIFNLKNFILLRTVKFSHQEKCLMKEFKFLTFKPTIFLVNFNTFQENKTLLNDLKNFLKKNIIKFIDPKKFKVSFKNKNSELFLFSEIINSIYKILNLETFFTVGKKEIKAWPFIKGSNSVETANIIHSDFGRGFIRAKVINYFDFIKYKSENNVKKAGKLRLEGKNYIVKDGDIIHFLFNV; encoded by the coding sequence ATGAGTGTTAAATGTGGAATTATTGGGTTACCAAATGTTGGAAAATCGACTATATTTAATATTTTTACTAAATTAAAAGTTCCATCTTTGAATTTCCCTTTTTGCACTATTAAACCTAATGTAGGTTTTGCGTCTGTTTATGATGATAGATTATTTAAATTAAAAGAAATTGTTTGTCCTGATAAATTAATTTCAGCTACAGTTAAAATTGTTGATATTGCTGGATTGGTAAAAGGTGCATCTAAAGGTGAAGGTTTAGGAAATAATTTTTTAAGTCAAATTAGAGAAGTTGATGCTTTAATTCATGTTGTAAGATGTTTTTATGATGAGAAAATTTTACATGTTAATAATAAAATTGATCCTATTGATGATATAGAAATTATTAATACAGAATTAATATTTTCTGATATAGAATTTTGTGAAAAACAACTTATTTTAATAAAAAATTCAAAAAATATTAATAAGGAAAATTTTTTAGAAAAAAAAAATTTATTAGAAAAATGTATTTTTAATTTAAAAAATTTTATTTTATTAAGAACAGTAAAATTTTCACATCAAGAAAAATGTTTGATGAAAGAATTTAAGTTTTTAACATTTAAACCTACTATTTTTCTAGTTAATTTTAATACTTTTCAAGAAAATAAGACACTTTTAAATGATTTAAAAAATTTCTTAAAAAAAAATATTATAAAATTTATTGATCCAAAAAAATTTAAAGTATCTTTTAAAAATAAAAATTCTGAATTATTTTTATTTTCTGAAATTATTAATTCAATTTATAAAATTTTAAATTTAGAAACTTTTTTTACTGTTGGAAAGAAAGAAATAAAAGCTTGGCCTTTTATAAAAGGTTCTAATAGTGTAGAGACAGCAAACATTATACATAGTGATTTTGGAAGAGGTTTTATTAGAGCTAAAGTTATTAATTATTTTGATTTTATAAAATATAAATCAGAAAATAATGTAAAAAAAGCAGGAAAGTTAAGATTAGAAGGAAAAAATTATATAGTAAAAGATGGAGATATTATTCACTTTCTATTTAATGTATAA
- the pth gene encoding aminoacyl-tRNA hydrolase yields the protein MNKIKIIIGLGNPLSKYRNTRHNVGSWYVLELANLFNLKLKKKTKFLGYYSYFFYLNKKIFLFIPNVFMNINGLSVLKIANFYSIKLEEMFIIHDELDLLPGIIKLRNGYGSNGHKGLKNIIGKFKKKTVYKRLSIGIGRPNNKKDISDFVLSKPTNLDKKKIFSSIRCSINKLFVNNF from the coding sequence TTGAATAAAATAAAAATAATTATTGGTTTAGGAAATCCTTTATCTAAATATCGAAATACTCGTCATAATGTAGGTTCTTGGTATGTTTTAGAATTAGCAAATTTATTTAATTTAAAATTAAAAAAAAAAACTAAATTTTTAGGATATTATAGTTATTTTTTTTATTTAAATAAAAAAATTTTTTTATTTATTCCAAATGTTTTTATGAATATAAATGGTTTATCTGTTTTAAAGATAGCTAATTTTTATAGTATTAAATTAGAAGAAATGTTTATTATTCATGACGAATTAGATTTACTTCCAGGAATAATAAAATTAAGAAATGGGTATGGAAGTAATGGTCATAAAGGTTTAAAGAATATTATTGGAAAATTTAAAAAAAAAACTGTTTATAAACGTTTATCAATAGGTATTGGACGTCCAAATAATAAAAAAGATATTTCTGATTTTGTTTTGTCAAAACCTACTAATTTAGATAAAAAAAAAATTTTTAGTTCTATTCGTTGTTCTATAAATAAATTATTTGTTAATAATTTTTAA
- a CDS encoding superoxide dismutase — MIYKLPHLDYKYSDLEPFFDKETMKLHHLKHHQTYIDNLNRVLLKIKYSDYTIKELLSSLRFVSLKYQTILRNNLGGHINHSFFWKILKKNTILKGKLKESIEKNFLSIEKFKESFVQFAMNHFGSGWVWLVKSKNNLFITTTSNQDNPLMGKNFVRSFGKPIIGLDLWEHAYYLKYNNRKLEYVKSFFNVINWDKVSKLYLK; from the coding sequence ATGATTTATAAATTACCACATTTAGATTATAAATATAGTGATTTAGAACCTTTTTTTGATAAAGAAACTATGAAGTTACATCATCTTAAACATCATCAAACTTATATTGATAATTTAAATAGAGTTTTATTAAAAATTAAATATTCAGATTATACAATAAAAGAATTATTATCTTCTTTACGTTTTGTTTCTTTAAAATATCAAACTATTTTAAGAAATAATTTAGGAGGACATATTAATCATAGTTTTTTTTGGAAAATTTTAAAAAAAAATACTATTTTAAAAGGAAAATTAAAAGAATCTATTGAAAAAAATTTTTTAAGTATAGAAAAATTTAAAGAAAGTTTTGTTCAATTTGCAATGAATCATTTTGGATCAGGTTGGGTGTGGTTAGTAAAATCAAAAAATAATTTATTTATTACTACTACTTCAAATCAAGATAATCCTTTAATGGGAAAAAATTTTGTTCGTAGTTTTGGAAAACCTATTATTGGATTAGATTTATGGGAACATGCTTATTATTTAAAATATAATAATAGAAAATTAGAATATGTAAAATCTTTTTTTAATGTTATTAATTGGGATAAAGTTTCTAAATTATATTTAAAATAA
- the rnt gene encoding ribonuclease T, with the protein MHIKKNENLLSNRFRTFYPVVIDVETAGFNPITDALLEIAVITLTMNKKGWLKTEKKIHFHIKPFQGSLIKKEALLFNKIDPFNPLRGAVSEKEAFKEIFSIIYKGIKKYDCSKGIIVAHNANFDHNFIMAASQRIQSKNNPFHPFATFDTATLSGLAVGQTVLSKACRAIGLSFDNNQAHSALYDTLQTANLFCKIINRWKKLGGWPIYKRNI; encoded by the coding sequence ATGCATATAAAAAAAAATGAAAACTTATTAAGTAATAGATTTAGAACTTTTTATCCAGTAGTAATTGATGTAGAAACTGCTGGATTTAATCCTATTACTGATGCACTTTTAGAAATTGCAGTAATTACATTAACTATGAATAAAAAAGGATGGCTGAAAACAGAAAAAAAAATACATTTTCATATTAAACCATTTCAAGGATCTTTAATAAAAAAAGAAGCGTTATTATTTAATAAAATTGATCCATTTAATCCTTTAAGAGGAGCTGTTAGTGAAAAAGAAGCATTTAAAGAAATTTTTTCTATAATTTATAAAGGAATCAAAAAATACGATTGTAGTAAAGGAATAATCGTTGCTCATAATGCAAATTTTGATCATAATTTTATTATGGCAGCTTCACAAAGAATTCAATCAAAAAATAATCCATTTCATCCATTTGCAACTTTTGATACAGCTACTTTAAGTGGACTAGCTGTAGGTCAGACAGTTCTTTCTAAAGCTTGTAGAGCAATAGGACTATCTTTTGACAATAATCAAGCACATTCAGCTTTATATGATACCTTACAAACAGCAAATTTATTCTGTAAAATTATTAATAGATGGAAAAAATTAGGTGGATGGCCGATTTATAAAAGAAATATATAA
- the grxD gene encoding Grx4 family monothiol glutaredoxin: protein MGVIKKIKSQIKNNPILIYMKGSPNFPNCGFSSKAINILFSLKVKFSYVDVLQNPDIRKELPIFSNWPTFPQLWVSGKLIGGSDIMEEMFESGKLKKIIKFELNRKN, encoded by the coding sequence ATGGGTGTTATAAAAAAAATTAAAAGTCAAATTAAAAATAATCCTATTTTAATTTATATGAAAGGTTCTCCAAATTTTCCAAATTGTGGATTTTCTTCAAAAGCTATAAATATTTTATTTTCTTTAAAAGTAAAATTTTCATATGTTGATGTTTTACAAAATCCAGATATTAGAAAAGAATTACCAATTTTTTCTAATTGGCCAACATTTCCTCAATTATGGGTTTCTGGAAAATTAATAGGTGGAAGTGATATTATGGAAGAAATGTTCGAGAGTGGTAAATTAAAAAAAATAATTAAATTTGAATTAAATAGAAAAAATTAA
- the grpE gene encoding nucleotide exchange factor GrpE has translation MYNVNNSISKIKKNIKEIPLRTLAYIENIKKEYYKKFNKIKREKKKFFFEKILNVLTNINKLISKISKLNFKDNPKFQGIFLIQKNFLEFLKKNKIKINKKKKKNRKIKKKKKRLFLYILKNL, from the coding sequence ATATATAATGTTAACAATTCAATTTCTAAAATTAAAAAAAATATTAAAGAAATTCCATTAAGAACTTTAGCTTATATAGAAAATATAAAAAAAGAATATTACAAAAAATTTAATAAAATAAAAAGAGAAAAAAAAAAATTCTTCTTTGAAAAAATATTAAATGTATTAACAAATATTAATAAATTAATTTCTAAAATATCAAAATTAAACTTTAAAGATAATCCTAAATTTCAAGGAATATTTTTAATTCAAAAAAATTTTTTAGAATTTTTAAAAAAAAATAAAATAAAAATAAATAAAAAAAAAAAAAAAAATAGAAAAATAAAAAAAAAAAAAAAAAGATTATTTTTATATATTTTAAAAAATTTATAA